The proteins below come from a single Deltaproteobacteria bacterium genomic window:
- a CDS encoding phosphoribosylaminoimidazolesuccinocarboxamide synthase, which produces PDTCRFWQKGSLEKMDKDRFRRDLGGVEEAYQEVCRRVTGS; this is translated from the coding sequence CCCGACACGTGCCGCTTCTGGCAGAAGGGCTCCCTCGAGAAGATGGACAAGGACCGCTTCCGCCGCGACCTGGGCGGCGTCGAGGAAGCCTACCAGGAGGTCTGCCGCCGGGTGACCGGCAGCTAG